A region from the Mangifera indica cultivar Alphonso unplaced genomic scaffold, CATAS_Mindica_2.1 Un_0136, whole genome shotgun sequence genome encodes:
- the LOC123208091 gene encoding probable disease resistance protein At5g63020 — translation MGNCNSVPKPAEDAFSAALSSCAGYISKKSKYKKELRRNICSLEAEANKLVEVKDDVHRRVHNEEKQPRRERLRQVQGWLTRAESTVPEANKLVKDGSAEVDRLCLGGFFYKNKKYARFSTGKRVGEMLADVRSLKKEGLEFTEVADRILNDPVDDKIPCETTVGLESTVDEVLRCYEEDQVKIIGLYGGGGVGKTAVLNQIYNRIRETSADITLIRISATNKKLENIQDEIGEKLLLSDESWKSKTSSEKAMEIHRNLKRKKLVLLIDDLWEWIDLTKAGIPLSDSDSSTKVVFTTRLVKNGCGRMIKVECLDPGDAWELFQSRVGDWALKSHPEIRELAKTMAKECCGLPLALIKVAEAMTQKKTPQEWDYAINEIQTKGHEYSAMQEVYKILRSSYDNLPEGSVIKSCFLYFGLFPKNHVISRMDLIDCWIGEGFLADKSVAQNKGYHIIGILLNAGLLEEEDEDRVKINGISRDLALWINKNCKGKDNVLVNAGNGLREAPEAGEWEGVRRMSVMKNQIEILPETPPGHCLDTLFLNDNKLKVINGDFFRFIHRLTVLRLSNNPFLTKLPPEIANSVSLQLLDLSRTSIKELPEELKALSNLRCLNLQDTPALETIPQGLISNFAMLQVLRMFGCGALRQNGLSLVEEVLSLQRLDSLDITINGSPALERLLTSPRMLSSLESVCLRNLTPTRSIKVRLFNLTKKLRKLDILNCDNLEEMQIDCEDGTENPEGFCGFRHLCEVNIKSCSKLKDLTWLILAPCLRGVEISDCPEIEELISAGRLIQDFPGVSRRLPFEKLESLVLNGLENLKSINQTALPFQKLKKIEVKGCPQLKTLPLDSESAKEGRILIEGEQQWWDELQWKEQAARSTFDPCFQASVVIQIQ, via the coding sequence ATGGGAAACTGCAATTCAGTCCCAAAACCAGCTGAGGACGCATTTAGTGCAGCTTTGTCAAGTTGTGCAGGCTATATTTCTAAGAAATCGAAGTACAAAAAAGAACTCAGAAGAAATATTTGTTCCTTGGAGGCCGAAGCGAATAAACTGGTCGAAGTAAAGGACGATGTGCATCGAAGAGTTCACAACGAGGAGAAACAGCCGCGAAGGGAGCGGCTGAGACAAGTGCAAGGGTGGCTTACAAGGGCGGAAAGCACAGTACCGGAAGCTAACAAACTTGTAAAAGACGGCTCCGCTGAAGTGGATAGGTTGTGCCTTGGAGGGTTTTTTTACAAGAATAAAAAGTATGCACGCTTCAGTACTGGAAAAAGGGTAGGTGAAATGCTGGCGGACGTGAGGAGTTTGAAGAAAGAGGGCTTGGAATTCACGGAGGTGGCTGATCGGATACTGAATGATCCAGTGGATGATAAAATACCTTGTGAAACAACAGTTGGTTTAGAATCAACCGTTGATGAAGTTTTGAGATGTTATGAAGAAGATCAGGTGAAGATTATTGGCCTGTATGGAGGCGGAGGAGTTGGCAAAACTGCTGTATTGAATCAAATCTATAACAGGATCCGTGAGACTTCAGCTGATATTACTTTGATCAGAATCTCAGCCACcaataaaaaacttgaaaacatTCAAGATGAGATCGGGGAGAAGCTGCTTCTGTCTGATGAGTCATGGAAAAGCAAAACTTCTTCGGAGAAAGCTATGGAAATCCACAGGAATTTGAAGAGGAAGAAGCTGGTGTTGCTGATAGATGATTTATGGGAGTGGATTGATTTGACTAAAGCTGGTATCCCTCTCTCAGATTCAGATTCTTCAACAAAGGTTGTGTTTACAACCCGGCTTGTGAAGAATGGCTGTGGGCGTATGATAAAAGTGGAGTGCTTGGATCCTGGAGATGCCTGGGAATTATTCCAAAGTAGGGTTGGAGATTGGGCTCTTAAAAGTCATCCAGAAATTCGAGAGCTTGCTAAAACCATGGCAAAAGAATGTTGCGGTTTACCACTGGCCCTTATCAAAGTTGCAGAGGCCATGACTCAGAAGAAGACACCTCAGGAATGGGATTACGCCATCAATGAGATTCAGACAAAAGGCCATGAATATTCAGCCATGCAGGAAGTGTACAAGATCCTGAGGTCAAGTTACGATAATTTACCCGAAGGTTCAGTAATCAAGTCATGTTTCTTATACTTCGGTTTATTTCCAAAAAACCATGTAATTTCCAGGATGGATTTGATAGATTGTTGGATTGGAGAAGGATTTTTGGCTGACAAAAGTGTAGCTCAAAACAAAGGCTACCACATTATTGGCATTCTTCTCAATGCCGGATTgttggaagaagaagatgaagatcgAGTGAAGATAAATGGCATTAGTCGTGACTTGGCTTTGTGGATTAATAAAAATTGCAAGGGAAAGGACAATGTTCTTGTTAATGCTGGTAATGGATTAAGAGAAGCACCTGAAGCTGGAGAATGGGAAGGAGTTCGACGGATGTCAgtgatgaaaaatcaaattgagATTTTACCAGAGACGCCCCCAGGTCATTGTCTTGATACTTTGTTTCTTAATGATAACAAACTGAAGGTTATCAATGGTGACTTCTTCAGATTTATCCATCGTCTCACAGTTCTAAGGCTGTCAAATAACCCCTTTTTAACCAAGCTGCCTCCAGAGATTGCAAATTCGGTTTCATTACAGCTTCTTGACCTATCAAGGACTTCTATTAAAGAACTTCCGGAGGAGTTGAAGGCCTTGTCAAATCTAAGGTGTTTGAATTTGCAGGATACGCCTGCACTCGAAACAATTCCGCAGGGATTGATATCTAACTTCGCAATGTTGCAGGTCTTGAGGATGTTCGGATGCGGTGCTCTGAGACAAAATGGGTTATCTTTGGTAGAAGAGGTGCTTAGTCTGCAACGTTTGGATAGTTTAGACATCACCATTAACGGTTCTCCTGCTCTGGAGAGACTTTTGACCTCCCCCAGAATGCTGAGCTCGCTGGAATCTGTATGCCTTCGAAACTTAACCCCAACAAGGTCCATCAAAGTCCGTTTATTCAACTTGACGAAGAAACTCAGGAAATTAGACATTCTAAATTGTGATAACTTGGAAGAGATGCAAATTGATTGTGAAGACGGAACAGAAAATCCAGAAGGATTTTGTGGCTTCCGACACCTTTGTGAGGTAAACATAAAGTCATGCTCAAAATTAAAGGACTTGACATGGCTTATTCTCGCACCCTGTCTCAGGGGTGTTGAGATATCTGACTGCCCTGAAATAGAAGAACTTATCAGTGCTGGCAGATTGATTCAGGACTTTCCCGGAGTTTCCAGGCGTCTCCCATTTGAAAAACTCGAATCTCTTGTGCTAAATGGTCTTGAAAACTTGAAGAGCATCAATCAGACTGCCTTGCCGTTCCAGAAGTTGAAGAAAATCGAAGTAAAGGGATGCCCACAACTTAAGACTCTTCCACTTGATTCTGAAAGCGCAAAAGAAGGAAGAATCCTCATCGAAGGAGAACAACAATGGTGGGACGAGCTGCAATGGAAGGAACAAGCCGCCCGCAGCACTTTTGATCCTTGTTTCCAAGCATCAGTGGTAATACAAATACAATGA
- the LOC123208092 gene encoding putative disease resistance protein At3g14460, with translation MADVVVSAVISMLHEALAFSNQFEDLILELKQLKKLLLTIQGELDDVVAKKKENVTVQKWLDDLRDVAYDAEDVLDEYNYVVLKSKLVTDSWTPRALICSLNIESKIQTITCHLKDLCEEKTDLGLKEIAAGDSLTGDWERLPSSSVPTEAAIIGRDDDKAKILDMLLRVQPGDENIRSIGIWGMGGIGKTTLAQMVYKELPAYDFDLKSWVCVSHDFDVLKISKTILESVTGKSCDLKYLNEVQVRLSEEIARRKFFLVLDDVWSIDYWSWQILKSPFMAGVQGSRVIVTTRNKEVALTIENGEYYSLKLLSDDDCWSIFQKHAGVIDGIQELESIREKIVEKCRGLPLAARTLGGLLRHKQRGAERVKILESKLWDVSGKSNILPALKWSYLRLPSHLKRCFAYCSIFPKNFKIDKEQLVHLWMSQGYLHPSKIKQLEDVGHEYIHDLLSRSLFQHSNDDSSLVSMHDLVHDLAVWVAGDTTFMLEDELEADMQSEGCKKVRHFSCITGSYDSKTKFQVLDEFNRLRTFLPLPVDGHVRYISDRVLSDLLPKLKNLRTLCLSKYYITEIPDSIGELRLLRYLNLSDTQVRCLPESLVLLYQLETLLLKSCFRLTKLPSEIGTLINLRHLDITNACLIREMPSGMKNCKKLQTLSNFVVGNNTGSSLKELKNLRFLRGKLSISGLENVINSCDAREALLSDKKDLEVLLLQWGSQFEDSRNKAVEKDVLAMLQPHRNIKELTIKCYGGKEFPSWLGDPLFSNLVTLTLESCRTCTSLPSLGLLRSLKVLTIKGMTGLKRIGLETYGEGYSKPFQSLETLYLVDLEEWEHWDSAEEENELFPCLRDLSILKCPKLSGKLPERFPCLLELSIIRCPKLSGRLPRHLPSIEKLVIFQCLQLVVSFSSFPMLCKLEIDGCKEIVYSSQKICPESLKSMTLANIRDGGNCSQQEFHNVERLKIIDCEELVYFWDKNIQHMKQPQAGLHSLTSVKELHIENFTSSVSFPEASFFSNLSVLVIENCNALLSLPTKLQLLERLRIGGCHSLRFIVEDKLPSSLKWLEIKNCGKLQRLSDYKKSTCTSGLEYLYVSECPSLTSISSIFQQLVVLKHLEIWSCNKLTTLSTRGNLPETLQHLNIVNCSKLELIAQRFHDNTSLGYMKLRKFNNLKSIPEGLHNLGSLRDLFIWDCPNLVSFPEEGLPKTSLRIFSVERCKKLKTLPNHMHKLKFLRELQIRQCPDVTSIPEEGFPTNLESLLIADLNIYKPLFEWGLQRLTSLRNLEIRGCPYLESFPRGDNATMLPTSLSRLTIARFQGLKFLSAEGLKNLSALEYLSISDCPNFTSLPESGLPSSLLQLYIYGCPLLKKRCKRTEGQDWSKIAHIPRIRIDGRFISDAYLAEERALLHLRSENSAFPCTLTPDESSNEI, from the exons ATGGCAGACGTAGTTGTATCTGCGGTCATTTCGATGTTGCATGAAGCGTTGGCGTTTTCGAATCAATTTGAAGATCTGATTTTGGAATTGAAGCAATTGAAGAAACTCTTGTTGACGATTCAGGGAGAGCTTGATGATGTGGTGGCCAAGAAAAAGGAGAACGTGACTGTGCAAAAATGGTTGGATGATCTCCGAGATGTGGCTTATGATGCGGAGGATGTTCTGGATGAGTATAACTATGTTGTTTTGAAGAGCAAGTTGGTGACAGATTCTTGGACTCCAAGGGCTCTTATTTGCAGCCTTAATATAGAGTCCAAGATCCAAACAATCACTTGCCATTTGAAAGATCTCTGTGAGGAAAAAACTGATCTTGGATTGAAAGAGATTGCTGCTGGGGACTCGTTAACTGGAGATTGGGAAAGATTACCAAGCTCAAGTGTGCCAACTGAAGCTGCTATCATTGGAAGAGATGATGATAAAGCCAAAATTCTTGACATGTTATTAAGAGTTCAACCCGGAGATGAAAACATTAGATCTATTGGTATCTGGGGCATGGGAGGTATTGGCAAAACCACCCTAGCCCAGATGGTCTACAAGGAATTGCCAGCATACGACTTCGATTTAAAATCATGGGTTTGTGTCTCCCATGATTTTGATGTTCTGAAAATCTCCAAGACAATTCTGGAGTCAGTCACTGGCAAATCTTGTGATCTCAAGTACTTGAATGAAGTGCAAGTAAGACTGAGTGAGGAAATAgctagaagaaaattttttctgGTCTTGGATGATGTATGGTCGATTGATTATTGGTCATGGCAAATTCTAAAATCGCCCTTTATGGCTGGTGTACAGGGGAGTAGAGTTATAGTGACCACACGCAATAAAGAAGTTgctttaacaattgaaaatggcGAATATTACAGTCTGAAGCTTCTATCAGATGATGATTGTTGGTCTATATTTCAGAAACATGCTGGAGTTATTGATGGAATTCAGGAACTGGAATCAATCCGTGAAAAAATTGTGGAGAAGTGCAGGGGCTTACCGTTAGCAGCAAGAACTCTTGGAGGGCTTCTACGGCACAAGCAGAGAGGAGCTGAGCGGGTGAAAATACTGGAAAGCAAGCTCTGGGATGTATCAGGGAAATCAAATATTCTCCCTGCTTTAAAATGGAGCTATCTTCGTCTTCCATCTCATCTTAAGAGATGTTTTGCTTACTGTTCAATTTTTCccaagaattttaaaattgacaAGGAGCAGTTAGTCCATTTGTGGATGTCACAAGGTTATCTTCACCCCTCAAAAATTAAGCAGCTGGAAGATGTTGGTCATGAATACATTCATGATTTATTGTCAAGATCGTTATTTCAACATTCAAATGATGATTCTTCATTAGTTTCGATGCACGACCTTGTTCATGATCTGGCTGTATGGGTTGCTGGAGATACTACTTTTATGTTAGAGGATGAATTAGAAGCCGATATGCAATCAGAAGGATGTAAGAAGGTTCGTCATTTTTCTTGCATCACTGGTTCTTATGATAGCAAAACTAAGTTTCAGGTCCTGGATGAATTTAATCGCTTAAGGACTTTTTTACCATTGCCTGTAGATGGTCACGTTCGATACATTTCTGATAGGGTTCTTTCTGATTTGTTGCccaagttaaaaaatttgaggaCTCTATGTTTATCTAAATACTATATCACTGAAATACCTGATTCCATTGGAGAATTGAGGCTTCTCAGGTATCTCAACCTTTCTGACACTCAAGTCAGATGTTTACCAGAGTCACTGGTATTACTATATCAATTGGAAACATTGCTTCTAAAATCTTGTTTTCGTCTCACAAAATTGCCTTCGGAGATTGGTACTTTGATCAATCTTCGCCATCTTGATATCACAAATGCATGTTTAATAAGAGAAATGCCATCGGGaatgaaaaattgtaaaaagCTCCAAACATTGTCTAATTTTGTTGTGGGTAACAATACTGGTTCTAGTTTGAAGGAGCTGAAGAATTTAAGGTTTCTTCGAGGAAAACTTAGTATTTCGGGATTAGAAAATGTGATTAATTCTTGTGATGCAAGGGAGGCCTTGTTAAGTGATAAGAAAGATCTAGAAGTGTTGTTGCTACAATGGGGGTCGCAATTTGAGGACTCAAGAAATAAGGCAGTCGAAAAGGATGTACTTGCCATGCTACAGCCTCATAGAAACATAAAAGAGCTTACTATTAAATGCTATGGTGGCAAAGAATTTCCTTCTTGGTTAGGAGATCCATTATTCTCTAATTTGGTGACCCTAACATTGGAAAGCTGTAGAACCTGTACATCCTTGCCTTCTTTGGGGCTTTTACGGTCACTTAAAGTCCTAACCATCAAGGGGATGACAGGACTAAAAAGGATAGGTTTAGAGACCTATGGGGAAGGTTATTCAAAGCCTTTCCAAAGTTTGGAGACTCTTTATTTAGTGGATTTGGAAGAATGGGAGCATTGGGATTCTGCTGAAGAAGAGAATGAGTTATTTCCTTGCCTGCGTGACCTTTCTATTTTAAAATGCCCCAAGCTGTCCGGAAAATTACCTGAAAGATTTCCTTGCCTTCTTGAGCTTTCCATTATAAGATGCCCCAAACTCTCTGGAAGATTGCCTCGTCATCTTCCTTCAATAGAGAAGCTTGTTATTTTTCAATGTTTGCAATTGGTGGTTTCATTCTCAAGCTTCCCTATGCTCTGTAAACTAGAAATAGATGGTTGCAAAGAGATTGTGTACAGCAGTCAAAAGATTTGCCCTGAGTCACTGAAGTCTATGACTCTAGCAAATATCAGAGACGGTGGAAATTGCTCACAACAAGAGTTTCATAATGTTGAACGACTGAAGATTATTGATTGTGAAGAACTTGTATATTTCTGGGATAAAAATATTCAGCATATGAAGCAACCTCAAGCGGGGTTACACAGCCTTACTTCCGTCAAagaactacatattgaaaatttcacaAGTTCTGTTTCATTTCCAGAGGcttcttttttttccaatttgagTGTCCTTGTTATTGAAAATTGCAATGCTCTATTATCCTTGCCTACGAAATTACAGCTTCTTGAAAGATTACGAATTGGAGGTTGCCATTCTCTAAGATTCATAGTAGAAGACAAGCTACCTTCATCTCTAAAATGGCTTGAGATAAAAAATTGTGGGAAATTGCAGCGATTGTCGGATTATAAAAAGAGTACTTGTACTTCTGGTCTTGAGTACTTGTATGTCTCTGAGTGCCCCTCGCTCACAAGCATATCATCGATTTTCCAACAACTTGTAGTGCTCAAACATCTTGAGATTTGGAGCTGCAATAAGCTCACTACCTTATCAACCAGAGGCAACTTACCTGAGACACTTCAACACCTCAATATTGTTAATTGTTCAAAGCTGGAACTGATAGCTCAAAGGTTTCATGATAACACTTCTCTTGGATATATGAAGCTTCGTAAATTTAACAATCTGAAATCCATACCTGAGGGCCTCCACAATCTTGGCAGTCTTCGTGATCTATTTATTTGGGATTGCCCGAACCTTGTTTCTTTCCCAGAAGAAGGCCTTCCCAAGACAAGCTTAAGAATTTTTTCAGTTGAGAGATGTAAGAAACTTAAAACTCTGCCGAACCACATGCACAAGCTCAAATTTCTCCGAGAATTACAAATACGACAGTGTCCAGATGTCACTTCCATTCCAGAAGAAGGTTTTCCTACTAACCTGGAGTCACTTCTGATTGCAGATCTCAATATCTATAAGCCACTATTTGAGTGGGGTTTGCAAAGACTCACATCTCTTAGAAACCTTGAGATTAGAGGATGCCCATATTTAGAGTCTTTTCCACGAGGTGATAATGCAACGATGCTGCCCACCTCCCTATCTCGGCTAACCATTGCCAGGTTCCAGGGATTGAAATTCCTATCTGCTGAGGGTTTGAAAAACCTTTCAGCTCTTGAATATTTGTCAATCAGCGATTGTCCAAATTTCACATCCTTACCAGAGTCAGGCTTACCATCCTCACTTCTACAATTATATATCTATGGTTGTCCCCTGTTGAAAAAACGATGCAAAAGGACTGAAGGTCAAGATTGGTCCAAAATAGCCCACATTCCTCGCATACGAATAGATGGAAGATTCATATCTGATGCATATCTGGCGGAAGAACGAGCTCTCCTCCATCTCAGAAGTGAAAATAGTGCCTTCCCTTGCACGCTAACCCCG GATGAATCTAGCAATGAAATTTAG